A window from Podospora bellae-mahoneyi strain CBS 112042 chromosome 1 map unlocalized CBS112042p_1, whole genome shotgun sequence encodes these proteins:
- the PIN3 gene encoding protein that induces appearance of [PIN+] prion when overproduced (COG:U; EggNog:ENOG503P1V7) codes for MVSEDRQRVIETNRSLRNIKNELESLLEKGVITDEAYDTISSLLPAESSFNSRSTPAPRTNPSSLPTPAATPSAAVPPTAAMAALSVGGNPNPPPSYAQSTGPPALPGRNPPPASAPTKPIIAHARALYKYNAADARDCSFDKDDRVAVFEYMNADWWMGRNQRTGQEGIFPRSYVVVEDEKAAQPAAVLYPPQQPVYGQPAPGAYGGGYPGAPPPGQPYQPHDQGQQQQGEEGGSKMGEHGKKFGKKLGNAAIFGAGATIGSNIVNSIF; via the exons ATGGTCTCCGAAGACCGCCAAAGAGTCATTGAGACCAACCGGTCTCTGCGCAACATCAAGAAT GAACTCGAATCCCTCCTCGAAAAAGGTGTAATCACCGACGAAGCCTACGACACCATCTCgagcctcctccccgccgagTCGTCGTTCAACTCGCGGTCTACCCCCGCCCCTCGCaccaatccctcctcccttcccacTCCAGCTGCTACCCCCTCCGCCGCTGTCCCTCCCACAGCAGCAATGGCAGCCCTCTCAGTAGGcggcaaccccaaccctcccccttcataCGCCCAGTCTACCGGCCCCCCTGCCCTCCCGGGTCGGAACCCTCCCCCTGCTAGTGCCCCGACCAAACCGATCATCGCCCACGCGAGAGCGCTTTACAAGTACAATGCCGCCGACGCGAGAGACTGTAGCTTCGACAAGGACGATAGGGTTGCTGTGTTTGAGTATATGAATGCGGattggtggatggggaggaatCAGCGGACGGGGCAGGAGGGGATTTTCCCACGGTCTTAcgttgtggtggaggacgaAAAGGCTGCTCAACCTGCGGCGGTTCTTtatcctccccaacagccGGTCTATGGTCAGCCTGCTCCGGGGGCGTATGGAGGGGGTTATCCGGGTGCGCCACCGCCCGGGCAGCCGTATCAGCCGCATGATCAggggcagcaacagcagggagaagaaggggggagtAAGATGGGTGAGCATGGGAAGAAGTTTGGGAAGAAATTGGGCAATGCGGCGATTTTTGGAGCGGGTGCGACGATCGGTTCCAATATTGTGAACTCTATCTTTTAA
- a CDS encoding uncharacterized protein (EggNog:ENOG503NWXD; COG:G), translated as MSRDLSPAHSGLSSGAKSPVAGPSLAAPPMPARSPGSVADDAAEESDVKSTLTTAGSISKRPLIGKRHASTRSDASGLLPSEPGSHPDSPLSPPSPGSDSEEDTYPEGGLRAWLVVFGSWLALFASLGLMNVMATFDTYLSARHLVDHDNGTVGGIISLYTILSFTLGIYVGPVFDKHGPRWPIVGGSVCLFAALIVVSISTNYWHLLVAFAVFSGLGSALLFTPSIAAIGHFFNERRGLATGVATTAGSVSAVVFPYVVQELFVKVGWPWTMRALALICLGVAVGANFLIRSRLPPAKHAKITPSVRVFQTKGFGLTLGAVFLMQFAGFVPLSYLSGYVLAKGFGQEFSFDVVTVLNASSAFGRVAGGWLGDWVGVYNANVVFSVLASIACFAVWLPVEEGKAGMIGFAVLFGFTSGSNVSLMPVTVGKLCGTREYGRYYGTVYTIVSLGVLVAIPIAGKLVLGSKGSWDGLIVLTGVAYLASAVVFAVAKMSIVGWGSKPWVNF; from the coding sequence ATGTCTCGAGATCTCTCCCCGGCGCACTCCGGCTTGTCCTCCGGCGCCAAGAGTCCGGTCGCCGGTCCGTCATTGGCAGCACCGCCAATGCCGGCTCGTTCTCCGGGCTCTGTTGCCGACGACGCCGCGGAAGAGTCCGACGTCAAatcaaccctcaccaccgccggcagcATCAGCAAACGCCCCTTGATCGGCAAACGCCACGCCAGCACCCGGTCTGATGCCTCCGGTCTTCTACCATCAGAACCAGGATCACACCCCGACTCCCCAttatcaccaccctcccccggcTCCGACTCGGAAGAAGACACCTACCCCGAAGGCGGCCTCCGCGCCTggctcgtcgtcttcggcAGCTGGCTCGCCCTCTTTGCCTCCCTCGGCCTGATGAACGTCATGGCCACATTCGACACTTACCTCTCGGCGCGCCACCTCGTCGACCACGACAACGGCACCGTGGGCGGGATTATTTCTCTGTACACCATCCTCAGCTTCACTCTGGGGATATACGTCGGTCCGGTATTCGACAAACACGGCCCGCGGTGGCCGATTGTCGGGGGGAGTGTTTGTCTTTTCGCGGCGCTGATCGTGGTCAGCATATCGACCAACTACTGGCACTTGCTGGTGGCGTTTGCCGTGTTCAGCGGTCTGGGGAGCGCCTTGCTCTTCACGCCGTCGATCGCGGCGATTGGGCATTTCTTCAacgagaggagggggttagCCACCGGGGTGGCGACTACGGCGGGGAGCGTGAGCGCGGTGGTGTTTCCGTATGTTGTGCAGGAGTTGTTTGTCAAGGTTGGGTGGCCGTGGACGATGAGAGCGTTGGCGTTGATTTGTCTTGGGGTTGCGGTGGGGGCGAACTTCTTGATCAGATCGAGGTTACCGCCGGCGAAGCATGCCAAGATCACTCCCAGTGTGAGGGTTTTCCAGACAAAAGGGTTTGGGTTGACGCTGGGGGCGGTTTTTCTGATGCAGTTTGCGGGGTTTGTGCCGCTGAGTTATCTTTCGGGGTATGTGCTTGCCAAGGGGTTCGGGCAGGAGTTTTCATTTGATGTTGTGACGGTGTTGAATGCCAGTTCGGCGTTTGGGAGGGTGgcgggtggttggttgggggatTGGGTTGGGGTCTATAATGCGAATGTGGTGTTTTCGGTGTTGGCTTCTATCGCGTGTTTTGCGGTTTGGTTGCCTGTTGAGGAAGGAAAGGCCGGGATGATTGGGTTTGCGGTTTTGTTTGGGTTTACGTCTGGGAGTAATGTTAGTTTGATGCCGGTTACGGTAGGGAAACTGTGTGGGACGAGGGAGTATGGGAGGTATTATGGGACGGTGTATACTATTGTTAGTcttggggttttggttgcTATTCCTATTGCTGGgaagttggtgttggggagtaAGGGCAGTTGGGATGGGTTGATTGTTTTGACGGGGGTGGCGTATCTTGcttcggcggtggtgtttgcgGTTGCGAAGATGTCGATTGTAGGGTGGGGATCAAAGCCTTGGGTGAATTTTTGA
- a CDS encoding uncharacterized protein (EggNog:ENOG503NWZC; COG:I): MVFYPPPWVPKLPFDPPDSITIGEFMKNEIYGRRPIAKSRNPFTCGLTGKTYGVTEQHNRTELLARALSKVMGWEPNVDSPWDKVIAVFSVNTIDYLSVLHSVHRLSGIATPANVAYSAGELEHQLRSSGAKALFTCVPVLETALTAAKAVGIPDDKIFIMDAPVHSKKLPYKTVDDLIQLGQSVPELEPLKWVKGQGERQVAFLCYSSGTSGLPKAVMISHKNVIANTMQFCIYDSVSREKLGVETQTALGLLPFSHIYGLVVIAHSSVWRGDGVIVLPKFDLTEYLQAIERFKINYLPLVPPIVIRMLSSRDILKKYDLSSVRLLFTGAAPLGKETAEELLKIYPTWHVGQGYGMTESATVVCTTSEHDIHQGTSGSLVPGTRAKIIDQDGKEITEYNKPGELLVQSPSITLGYLNNEKATAEAYVWDEDGRWLRTGDEVIVTKAPSGYEHITIVDRLKELIKVKAHQVAPAELEAHLLTHPAVDDCAVIAVPDERDGEVPKAFVVTPASMAGRKDEDMAAEILKHVQDHKAHYKWLKGGIEFIDAIPKSPSGKILRRLLRDREREARRAAGAKL, encoded by the exons ATGGTCTTTTACCCCCCTCCTTGGGTCCCGAAGCTCCCATTCG ACCCCCCTGATTCGATTACCATTGGAGAGTTTATGAAGAATGAGATCTACGGTCGTCGCCCAATTGCAAAGAGCCGGAATCCCTTCACCTGCGGCTTGACAGGCAAGACATATGGTGTAACCGAGCAGCACAACCGCACCGAGCTTCTCGCGAGGGCATTGTCTAAGGTTATGGGCTGGGAGCCAAATGTTGATTCGCCGTGGGACAAGGTCATTGCTGTTTTCTCTGTCAATACT ATTGACTACCTGTCTGTGCTTCATTCAGTCCACCGACTGTCCGGTATCGCTACACCTGCCAACGTCGCCTACTCAGCCGGAGAGCTTGAGCACCAGCTTCGTTCTTCAGGAGCCAAGGCACTGTTCACCTGTGTGCCAGTTTTGGAGACCGCCTTGACGGCTGCAAAGGCGGTAGGGATTCCAGATGACAAGATCTTTATCATGGATGCGCCAGTGCATTCAAAGAAACTCCCCTACAAGACTGTGGATGACTTGATTCAACTGGGTCAGTCCGTACCTGAGCTCGAGCCCCTGAAATGGGTTAAGGGTCAGGGTGAGAGACAAGTGGCATTTTTGTGCTACTCCAGCGGCACTTCTGGTCTGCCA AAAGCTGTCATGATCTCGCACAAGAACGTTATTGCGAACACCATGCAATTTTGCATCTACGACTCAGTCTCAAGAGAAAAGCTTGGGGTGGAAACACAAACGGCTTTGGGATTGCTGCCATTCAGCCACATTTATGGGCTGGTGGTCATCGCTCATTCTTCAGTTTGGAGAGGCGATGGCGTCATTGTCCTCCCCAAGTTTGATCTAACAGAGTATCTCCAGGCCATTGAAAGGTTCAAGATCAACTATCTTCCTTTG GTTCCTCCAATCGTCATCCGTATGTTGAGTAGCAGAGACATCCTCAAGAAATATGACCTGAGCAGTGTCAGACTTCTCTTTACCGGAGCAGCGCCTCTTGGAAAGGAGACAGCTGAGGAGCTCCTGAAGATCTACCCAACGTGGCATGTGGGTCAGGGATACGGCATGACTGAATCGGCTACCGTCGTATGCACCACCAGCGAACACGATATCCACCAAGGCACATCTGGGTCTCTGGTGCCAGGCACACGGGCCAAGATCATTGATCAAGACGGCAAGGAGATCACCGAGTACAACAAGCCAGGGGAGCTTCTGGTTCAGTCACCCTCCATCACTCTCGGATACCTGAACAACGAGAAGGCTACCGCCGAAGCTTATGTctgggatgaggatggaagATGGCTGAGGACCGGCGATGAGGTCATTGTCACCAAGGCGCCCAGTGGGTATGAGCACATTACCATTGTGGACCGGCTCAAGGAGTtgatcaaggtcaag GCCCACCAAGTCGCCCCAGCCGAACTCGAAGCCCACCTCCTCACTCACCCAGCCGTCGATGACTGCGCGGTCATTGCGGTTCCTGACGAGCGCGACGGCGAAGTACCCAAGGCTTTTGTGGTAACACCGGCGTCCATGGCCGGGCGGAAGGACGAGGACATGGCGGCTGAGATTCTCAAGCATGTCCAGGATCACAAGGCGCACTACAAGTGGCTCAAGGGCGGTATTGAGTTCATCGATGCTATTCCCAAGAGCCCGAGCGGCAAGATCCTGCGTCGCTTGCTTCGGGatagggagagggaggcgaggagagCGGCGGGCGCGAAGCTTTGA
- the SOG2_1 gene encoding RAM signaling network component (COG:S; EggNog:ENOG503NWQU) gives MDTHRKAPPMAARSVSGGGMPLSRAHQLHQQQQRFPPLSTGQSTSRGTSPNANNNNTGPLLSPNQVVALVREARRKAIEDEETRTPVSGTTGATGSGITLDLIGKNIPVLPDEVVDILKTGVERLALSHNALKGLPPRLSQCTSLRYLAARNNAFEVFPLALCDLISLEFLDVGRNRLRELPPEISKLTSLKALSVQENQITRLPASMANMVSLQRLRFTGNPIIYPPKEVLQLPTVQDQQSSGALAESETDRVVTERIKKFLARSVSVSIIEGMADTETGDESSESADTPRVPSRRGGRFPVKVNGSGIASSPGSRSASLSRPPRVSSRRSLSQYSNGYTRRPSGMIPLTMTASSDDLRSPPEQPAVSPEPKRPDTASSRTTESTISSRTITPGSASSFLAPSSASSLSTDVPNMNRLSSHFRGFSYSGAPTFSNPFSPEEPSLQRPLCVRELSALPIRRYQSQIPDPVLEFFKGVLYSIYQIHLCVQTLMSLTNDGTSRRSSLEMIFYNTHKYFEELEQAIQDFELSSGGRTSAQDYGPMQRAYTALILAYVQICTRLASNVDLLVDNGDPRYMRTFLMQVYHGIMELRVAISSRPLNNRSNILTARPSQPPPVTPPSVRRRQLSQPLPMTPRSQTSQPQQPSSLRAKRAAITPKTPMQVRTDIPYRPKSNSVTVSVSSSRSTSQSFPTTTIAVIPQTPKSADSFTSAVSSNDDDSDDRRFTSPPPLSMPLPSLPTPSSTNTTFNVTTPITLQLTAFLTSLRNLTTLIHTFLPSLDNLFLSVINNATTTDSLRSSTMVPLFEDLISKTSSVLQQTDILRSMLSSSSPLNYSENGPIWSTCKSLFNKWTNLGIQIREALGKKILSFGPGMVEGLRGVNKGVRGCMELMVALRGGGGRLDVGGGQGSPGLGSPGLGSPGLGSPGLRLGGSSSNTMKRRGQMGLPVTPRSVSLASGMGGSETRGMYSSP, from the exons ATGGACACCCATCGCAAGGCTCCCCCGATGGCAGCCCGGTCGGTTTCTGGAGGTGGGATGCCGCTTTCGAGAGCACATCAACtgcatcag cagcagcagcgatTCCCGCCTTTGTCGACAGGGCAGAGTACATCGAGGGGTACATCACCCAATGCGAATAATAACAACACTGGGCCGTTGCTTTCGCCAAATCAGGTCGTTGCTCTCGTTCGGGAGGCTAGGAGAAAAGCgattgaagatgaggagaCAAGAACGCCAGTGTCGGGGACCACTGGGGCAACTGGTTCGGGAATCACGCTAGATTTGATTGGGAAAAACATTCCTGTTTTACCTGATGAGGTTGTCGATATCCTGAAGACAGGGGTTGAAAGGCTTGCGCTATCACACAATGCCTTGAAGGGACTTCCACCGAGGCTCTCGCAATGTACATCTTTGAGGTACCTTGCGGCGAGGAACAATGCGTTCGAGGTCTTTCCTTTGGCA TTATGTGATCTAATATCATTGGAGTTCCTCGATGTGGGAAGGAATCGGTTGAGGGAGCTCCCCCCCGAGATTTCCAAGCTGACTTCGCTCAAGGCGCTTTCGGTACAGGAGAACCAAATTACAAGACTTCCCGCTAGCATGGCGAATATGGTCTCCCTTCAGCGGCTGAGGTTCACGGGCAATCCGATCATCTACCCTCCCAAGGAGGTCTTGCAGCTACCAACGGTCCAGGATCAACAGTCCAGTGGGGCTCTGGCCGAGAGCGAGACAGACCGTGTTGTGACTGAGCGTATCAAGAAATTTCTAGCTCGGAGTGTCAGTGTGAGTATCATTGAAGGGATGGCTGATACAGAGACGGGGGATGAGTCGAGTGAGAGTGCTGATACACCGCGAGTACCATCACGCCGAGGCGGCCGATTTCCGGTCAAGGTAAATGGATCCGGAATTGCATCTTCGCCAGGATCGAGATCTGCATCTTTGTCTAGACCACCGAGGGTTTCCAGCAGACGGTCTCTTTCTCAGTACAGCAATGGGTACACCAGGAGACCGTCGGGAATGATACCACTGACAATGACGGCATCGAGTGACGATCTACGGAGCCCGCCTGAGCAGCCGGCCGTATCACCGGAGCCGAAGAGACCAGATACGGCATCTTCTCGCACGACAGAGTCTACCATCTCTTCTAGGACTATCACCCCTGGATCAGCAAGCTCTTTTCTTGCGCCGTCTTCGGCTTCAAGCCTTTCGACAGATGTGCCCAATATGAACCGGCTTAGCAGTCATTTTCGCGGTTTCAGTTACAGTGGTGCGCCGACCTTCTCCAATCCTTTCAGTCCGGAAGAACCGTCTCTACAGAGGCCGCTGTGTGTTCGCGAGCTTTCCGCTCTGCCAATACGTCGTTATCAATCTCAAATTCCAGACCCGGTCTTGGAGTTTTTCAAAGGGGTTCTATATTCCATTTATCAGATCCATTTGTGCGTACAAACGTTGATGAGTTTGACCAACGACGGGACTTCACGGCGCTCCAGTCTCGAGATGATCTTTTACAACACCCACAAATACTTTGAAGAGCTGGAGCAGGCAATCCAGGATTTTGAACTGTCGTCAGGCGGTCGGACATCAGCACAAGACTACGGGCCTATGCAACGCGCTTACACAGCCTTGATATTGGCCTACGTCCAGATTTGTACTCGGCTGGCCAGCAATGTTGATTTACTGGTCGACAATGGAGATCCCCGATATATGCGCACCTTTCTCATGCAGGTTTATCATGGCATCATGGAGCTGCGCGTGGCCATTTCCAGCCGGCCTTTGAATAACCGCAGCAACATCCTGACTGCTCGTccttcccaaccaccaccagtgaCACCTCCTTCTGTCCGTCGTCGACAACTATCGCAGCCATTGCCAATGACGCCCAGGTCCCAAACGTCTCAGCCGCAACAGCCATCGTCTCTTCGTGCAAAACGAGCGGCCATCACCCCCAAGACACCTATGCAAGTCCGCACCGATATCCCTTACCGTCCCAAGTCGAACTCTGTGACCGTCTCTGTTTCATCATCGCGATCCACCTCCCAAAGcttcccaacaaccaccataGCCGTCATCCCTCAAACCCCTAAATCAGCCGACTCTTTCACTTCCGCCGTCTCTtccaacgacgacgacagcgacgacCGCCGTTTCACCTCCCCGCCACCCCTATCAAtgcccctccccagcctcccaaccccctcatccaccaacaccacattCAACGTCACGACCCCCATAACCCTCCAGCTAACCGCCTTtctcacctccctccgcaACCTCACAACCCTAATCCACACCTTCCTCCCGTCCCTCGACAACCTCTTCTTATccgtcatcaacaacgccacaACCACCGACTCACTGCGATCATCCACCATGGTACCCCTATTCGAAGACCTCATCTCCAAAACAAGCTCTGTCCTCCAGCAAACGGACATTCTGCGCTCAATGCtgtcttcttcatcgccgCTCAATTACAGTGAAAATGGTCCGATATGGTCGACGTGCAAGAGCTTGTTCAACAAGTGGACGAACCTAGGGATACAAATCAGGGAGGCGCTAGGGAAGAAGATTTTGAGCTTTGGGccggggatggtggagggatTGAGGGGGGTTAATAAGGGGGTCAGGGGGTGTATGGAGTTGATGGTTGCGCTtcgagggggtggtgggaggttggatgttggtggtggccaggGGAGTcctgggttggggagtcctgggttggggagtcctgggttggggagtcCTGGGTTGAGGCTTGGGGGGAGTAGTAGTAATAccatgaagaggagggggcaGATGGGGTTGCCGGTTACGCCTAGGAGTGTCAGCTTGGCttcggggatgggggggagtgAGACGAGGGGAATGTATTCTTCGCCTTGA
- the PCL5 gene encoding PHO85 cyclin-5 (EggNog:ENOG503NYVQ; COG:S), with the protein MKLDTYLSPAFINPLTSLHNATYNQPLAALASASTTSIWSDASSQHSDDNTSNGPSSDSEFSESCFSIAPTSSQSSVSSFGSYCEPVIKSCDPWVRQQHEQYSQPESCAPLRQNPRRTSNSATSRTGRPPALVRQADRKVNFVDNLVDTSTHMVEAIWPTSSPACKEVGGSAVLPLRSFIQETLRRSRTSYSTLQVALYYLVLIRPHVPNHDFTMEQPDSNRECQALQCGRRMFLAALILASKYLQDRNYSARAWSRISGLKTSEINQNEMAFILAVNWNLHITEETYKKWSESVLKFTPQPPSPPSPSAQRVYEQQCEQFQRLILNLTPSLDNLEELAPWLRATREVSIQAICSSPESANPWGDLDAALNPRLAPVVMEPSPPSAYVPGRFAPALGLLPTPRMTPQTRGFSTPAVSAASHILGRSSSMGFAMAQASSTSVAQTLDRWPPAVTSSPMNHLPRRSSLANSVSTASSPESMVSDSSRLSRSSSISSLSSVNAPSAKLDAQARCRYGRSFSERMSLKPTIASVPEVYEEGHCLTASPESYTGPAGKDFYDGTLDAQYACRQREVNDAAMALQELQRQAVDSSSAPVRIGTKRSRTFSMDNAQLQESVRGYLSMDSTNAGAWPESMVRGSHKRVCCSTEAAQPYMISSLHPAVGGPGGPGMWQGILQ; encoded by the exons ATGAAGCTCGACACATACTTGTCCCCCGCATTTATCAACCCCCTTACCTCTCTCCACAATGCCACTTACAACCAACCCTTAGCCGCGTTGGCGTCCGCTTCTACCACCTCGATCTGGTCCGACGCATCCTCCCAGCACTCGGACGACAATACCTCCAACGGACCCTCTTCCGACTCCGAATTCAGCGAATCCTGCTTTTCTATTGCGCCCACATCTTCTCAGAGCTCAGTAAGCTCCTTTGGAAGCTACTGCGAGCCAGTCATCAAGAGCTGCGATCCTTGGGTCCGCCAGCAACATGAACAGTATTCTCAGCCCGAATCATGCGCGCCATTGCGCCAGAACCCCCGCCGAACCTCTAACTCTGCGACCTCACGGACTGGGCGTCCCCCTGCGCTCGTGCGCCAGGCTGACCGGAAGGTCAATTTTGTTGACAACCTCGTCG ACACTTCGACCCACATGGTCGAAGCCATCTGGCCTACGTCATCGCCAGCTTGCAAAGAGGTGGGCGGCAGTGCTGTGCTCCCGCTGCGCAGTTTCATTCAAGAAACTTTGCGCCGGTCCCGCACCAGCTACTCGACCCTTCAAGTTGCCTTGTACTACCTTGTCCTGATTAGACCCCACGTTCCGAACCATGATTTCACCATGGAACAGCCCGACAGCAACCGAGAATGCCAGGCCCTCCAATGTGGTCGCCGCATGTTCCTCGCAGCTCTTATCTTGGCGTCCAAGTATCTGCAAGATCGCAACTACTCGGCCCGTGCCTGGAGCAGAATCTCTGGACTCAAAACATCCGAGATCAACCAAAACGAGATGGCATTCATATTGGCTGTGAACTGGAACCTGCACATCACAGAGGAAACCTACAAGAAGTGGTCTGAATCAGTTCTCAAGTTCACCCCCCagcctccttcgcctcccAGCCCCTCAGCACAGCGCGTCTACGAACAGCAGTGCGAACAGTTTCAACGGCTTATTCTCAACCTGACGCCCTCGCTCGACAATTTGGAAGAGTTGGCTCCTTGGCTGCGGGCCACTCGGGAGGTATCTATTCAGGCCATCTGCAGCTCCCCTGAGAGTGCCAATCCTTGGGGCGATCTGGATGCGGCTCTCAACCCACGTTTGGCACCAGTCGTTATGGAGCCAAGTCCTCCTTCGGCATACGTTCCTGGCCGCTTTGCGCCTGCATTAGGCCTGTTGCCTACACCACGCATGACTCCCCAAACTCGTGGATTCAGCACTCCTGCTGTGAGTGCTGCTTCCCACATTCTTGGAAGAAGTTCATCAATGGGTTTCGCCATGGCCCAAGCCTCCTCCACGTCTGTTGCTCAGACCTTGGATCGGTGGCCCCCCGCTGTCACCTCGTCTCCCATGAATCACCTTCCCCGCAGGTCATCTCTTGCCAACTCGGTctcgaccgcctcctcgccagaGTCAATGGTATCGGATTCTTCTCGTCTTTCTCGCTCTTCTTCGATCTCGTCTCTTTCTTCGGTTAACGCGCCGTCAGCCAAATTGGATGCTCAGGCGCGATGCCGGTATGGAAGGTCGTTCAGTGAGAGGATGAGCCTGAAGCCCACCATCGCTTCGGTTCCCGAAGTCTATGAGGAGGGTCATTGTCTGACAGCGTCGCCGGAGTCTTACACCGGCCCGGCGGGTAAGGACTTTTACGATGGCACGCTGGATGCTCAATATGCGTGCAGGCAGCGTGAGGTGAATGATGCGGCCATGGCCCTTCAAGAGTTGCAGCGTCAAGCGGTCGATTCTTCGTCAGCTCCGGTCAGAATCGGAACCAAGCGAAGCCGGACCTTTTCAATGGACAATGCCCAGCTGCAGGAGAGTGTGCGTGGATACCTTTCAATGGACTCGACCAACGCCGGTGCCTGGCCCGAGTCGATGGTTCGAGGAAGTCACAAGAGAGTCTGCTGCTCAACCGAGGCGGCTCAGCCGTACATGATCTCTTCGCTTCACCCAGCAGTCGGAGGACCAGGAGGTCCAGGGATGTGGCAGGGAATTCTGCAGTAA
- the PDH1 gene encoding ATP-binding cassette transporter CGR1 (EggNog:ENOG503NWTN; COG:S), producing the protein MSAVNRGLRQATKSLHTRLPQRISQRSALPLLSSTFKTAAPLTPAALHARRSNFSTMASLQSAATTAPSPAGHKGYDPEIQDIADYVHNKPIDSELAFDTARWVFLDTLGCGLEGLQFKECTKLLGPIVPGTVVPNGTKVPGTPYQLDPVNGAFNIGAMIRWLDYNDCWLAAEWGHPSDNLGAILAVADWITRTNKAGGNLAGGKIFTIRDVLEAMIKAHEIQGCLALLNSFNKVGLDHVVLVKVASTAVVSKMLGLNEKQTADAITQAWVDGQSLRTYRHTPNTMSRKSWAAGDACQRAVNLALKVLKGESGVPTVLSAPVWGFYDVLFKGKKFEFQRPYGSYVMENVLFKVSYPAEFHSQTAVEASEKIHAQLKAMGKSAADIKEITCRTHEACVRIIDKQFKPMDNFADRDHCIQYMCSVMLVFGRLTANDYVDGSEAATSPLVESLRKKIKCVEDPQFTADYHDPALRTISNGLTVELNDGTVLPEVVIEAPLGHRLRREEAKPVIMAKYKRHLEPHYSAEKVQELLELGQNPKKLEAMEVDQYVDLYVSENSKFVN; encoded by the exons ATGTCTGCTGTCAACCGTGGGTTGCGCCAGGCCACCAAGTCCCTGCACACACGCCTTCCCCAGCGCATCTCGCAGCGCTCCGCTCTGCCATTGTTGAGCAGCACATTTAAGACGGCCGCCCCCCTCACTCCCGCCGCCCTCCACGCCCGCAGAAGCAACTTCTCCACCATGGCCTCTCTTCAGTCTGCCGCGACCACAGCCCCTTCCCCCGCCGGGCACAAGGGCTACGATCCTGAGATCCAGGACATCGCCGACTATGTGCACAACAAGCCCATTGACTCTGAGCTTGCC TTCGACACAGCGAGATGGGTGTTCCTCGACACTCTCGGCTGCGGTCTGGAGGGTCTCCAGTTCAAGGAGTGCACCAAGCTCCTCGGCCCTATCGTCCCAGGGACCGTCGTGcccaacggcaccaaggTTCCCGGCACACCCTATCAGCTCGACCCCGTGAATGGTGCCTTCAACATTGGTGCTATGATCAGATGGCTTGACTACAACGACTGCTGGCTCGCTGCTGAGTGGGGACATCCCAGTGACAACCTGGGCGCTATCCTGGCCGTGGCTGACTGGATCACCCGTACCAACAAGGCCGGCGGTAACCTCGCTGGCGGCAAGATCTTCACCATCCGCGATGTTCTCGAGGCTATGATCAAGGCGCACGAGATTCAGGGCTGCCTTGCTCTGCTCAACTCGTTCAACAAGGTTGGTCTGGATCACGTAGTTCTCGTCAAGGTTGCCAGCACGGCTGTTGTCAGCAAGATGCTCGGCCTCAACGAGAAGCAGACTGCCGATGCCATCACCCAGGCGTGGGTTGACGGCCAGAGCTTGCGTACCTACCGccacacccccaacaccatgtCTCGCAAGTCGTGGGCTGCCGGTGATGCCTGCCAGCGCGCCGTCAACCTGGCCCTGAAGGTTCTCAAGGGCGAGAGCGGTGTTCCCACCGTTCTCTCCGCCCCCGTCTGGGGCTTCTATGATGTCCTcttcaagggcaagaagtTCGAGTTCCAGCGCCCCTATGGCAGCTACGTCATGGAGAACGTCCTGTTCAAGGTGTCCTACCCTGCCGAGTTCCACTCTCAGACCGCTGTCGAGGCCTCTGAGAAGATCCACGCCCAGCTGAAGGCCATGGGCAAGTCTGCCGCCGATATCAAGGAGATCACCTGCAGGACACACGAGGCCTGCGTCCGCATCATCGACAAGCAGTTCAAGCCCATGGACAACTTTGCCGATCGTGACCACTGCATCCAGTATATGTGCTCCGTCATGCTCGTCTTCGGCCGTCTTACTGCCAACGACTACGTTGACGGCAGCGAGGCTGCCACCTCCCCTCTGGTCGAGTCTCTTCgcaagaagatcaagtgCGTTGAGGACCCCCAGTTCACCGCCGACTACCATGACCCCGCTCTCCGCACCATCAGCAACGGCCTCACCGTTGAGCTCAACGACGGCACCGTCCTCCCCGAGGTTGTCATTGAAGCTCCTCTCGGCCACCGTCTCCGTCGTGAGGAGGCCAAGCCAGTGATCATGGCCAAGTACAAGCGTCACTTGGAGCCTCACTACAGCGCCGAGAAGGTGCAggagctccttgagctcggccagaaccccaagaagctcgaggctATGGAGGTTGACCAATATGTGGATTTGTATGTTAGCGAGAACAGCAAGTTTGTCAACTAG